The genomic window GAAAACGACCCGCTTGCTGGTCCACCGCAAGGGGGCGACGCGGGCCCTGCCGCCGGGGCATCCAGAAATCCCGGCGGTGTACCGGGAGGTCGGCCAGCCGGTGCTCATCCCGGGCAGCATGGGCAGCCGGCCTCAGCCGCCACCAGGCTATCAAGCTTTCGGCGGGGGCCGATGTCCGCGACCGGTTGCGGAAGCAGGGGGTACTGGTCTTCAGTTTATCCAGCCAGGGCCTGAAAGAAGAGATCCCGGAGGCCTACAAGGATGTCGACGACGTGGTGGCCGCGACCGTGGCCGGCGGCATCTCCGAAAAGGTGGCCAGACTGCGGCCGCTGGTGGTCATCAAGGGCTGAGCCGTTTTTAGTAAAAATAAAAAAAAATAACTGCACGGTAAAACGATCCTTTTTCTTATTTAACGCCCCATTATTGATATTTGGACTTGACA from Candidatus Aminicenantes bacterium includes these protein-coding regions:
- a CDS encoding RtcB family protein; amino-acid sequence: MTWAGKRPACWSTARGRRGPCRRGIQKSRRCTGRSASRCSSRAAWAAGLSRHQAIKLSAGADVRDRLRKQGVLVFSLSSQGLKEEIPEAYKDVDDVVAATVAGGISEKVARLRPLVVIKG